A stretch of the uncultured Desulfobacter sp. genome encodes the following:
- the pstB gene encoding phosphate ABC transporter ATP-binding protein PstB: protein MNEEQTTGHTPRRAGRRPLIERTERTTVGQTTVENPRMSCRDLAVYYDSKRAISNITLDIGRNEVIAMIGPSGCGKSTFLRCLNRMNDTVENCLVTGQVIMDGKNIYDSDVDVVPLRAQVGMVFQMPNPFPKSIYNNIAYGARIHGLVRNREETDELVVGALKRAGLWSEVKDRLEMPGTSLSGGQQQRLCIARAIAVNPEVILMDEPCSSLDPIATAIIEELIDELRHNYTIAIVTHSMQQASRISQRTAYFHQGDLIEVGPTDQIFLNPLHQLTEDYITGRFE, encoded by the coding sequence ATGAATGAGGAACAAACAACCGGTCATACGCCCAGAAGAGCAGGGCGTCGTCCGCTGATCGAGCGGACAGAGCGGACAACCGTGGGGCAGACTACGGTTGAAAATCCCAGGATGAGCTGTCGGGATCTGGCGGTCTACTACGATTCCAAAAGAGCCATCAGCAATATCACCTTGGATATCGGGCGCAACGAAGTGATCGCAATGATCGGTCCTTCCGGGTGCGGTAAATCAACGTTTCTTCGCTGTCTTAACCGAATGAATGATACCGTTGAAAACTGTCTTGTAACCGGCCAGGTCATCATGGATGGCAAAAATATATATGACAGTGACGTGGATGTGGTACCGTTAAGGGCCCAAGTGGGTATGGTGTTCCAAATGCCCAACCCATTTCCCAAATCTATCTATAACAACATTGCCTATGGTGCTAGAATCCACGGTCTTGTGCGGAACCGGGAAGAGACCGACGAACTGGTTGTGGGAGCACTGAAACGGGCCGGGCTTTGGAGTGAAGTTAAGGACCGATTGGAAATGCCCGGAACCAGTTTGTCCGGCGGTCAGCAGCAGCGTCTGTGCATTGCAAGAGCAATTGCCGTGAACCCGGAAGTGATTCTCATGGATGAACCATGCTCCTCCCTGGACCCCATTGCCACGGCAATTATCGAAGAACTTATTGATGAGCTTAGACACAATTACACCATTGCCATTGTGACGCACTCTATGCAGCAGGCATCCCGCATATCCCAGCGTACGGCCTATTTTCACCAGGGAGATCTTATCGAAGTTGGCCCAACAGATCAGATCTTCTTAAATCCGCTGCATCAACTTACTGAAGATTATATTACCGGACGGTTTGAATAG
- a CDS encoding ferredoxin-thioredoxin reductase catalytic domain-containing protein, translated as MNTEQLYNALKKSQEKQGAFFNKDKDLVFELLESLQLNRERYGYMACPCRLACGDREHDKDIICPCEYRKADMEEFGACYCGLYVSERVNNLEAVPEYVPERRPTEKVI; from the coding sequence ATGAACACAGAACAGCTTTATAATGCTCTGAAAAAATCACAGGAAAAACAAGGGGCTTTTTTTAACAAAGACAAAGATCTGGTATTTGAATTGCTGGAAAGCCTGCAACTCAACAGAGAAAGGTACGGCTATATGGCCTGTCCATGCCGTTTAGCCTGTGGTGACAGGGAACACGACAAGGATATTATCTGTCCCTGCGAGTACCGTAAGGCGGATATGGAAGAATTTGGCGCCTGCTATTGCGGTCTTTATGTCTCGGAAAGGGTGAACAATCTTGAAGCGGTGCCGGAGTATGTCCCGGAAAGAAGGCCCACAGAAAAAGTAATCTAA
- a CDS encoding TIGR01777 family oxidoreductase, with protein sequence MIKKIFIQKSPIHAPVSAVFAWHEKDGAINRLTPPWAPLSLVARKGRGIDKGVEVTFKIKIFGIPMKWQARHIGYKKNAMFRDCQIKGPFAHWEHSHLFHERSPDITVMEDQVKFSLPFGIFSLPFYGYAKRELSRMFFYRHQVLKYDMENRVGKIQKQRILISGGSGAIGKTLVSFLKTCGHEVICLVRDSSVCDLNKQSQNVHFWDPYSNVLDMDAIGPVDAVINLNGVDISKGKWTFSQRAKILNSRVISTRVLVEKMKQMPHPPSTFVSASAIGVYGDGGQSRLTEESEGSDCFISRVCRQWEAASLGAMDAGIRTVQLRIGVVLTPAGGALERMLQPFLMGLGTRLADGKQYMSWIGMEDVLGGILHILGNKEIRGPVNLTAPEPVTNREFTHTLAGILGRRAPFVLPKAVVLALWGEMGKETLLASARVMPEKLIKSGYKFVHPKLGMALGHVLGRVAVKKQMEKCK encoded by the coding sequence ATGATAAAAAAAATATTTATTCAAAAAAGCCCAATTCATGCCCCTGTATCAGCTGTCTTTGCCTGGCATGAAAAAGATGGTGCCATCAATCGGCTTACGCCGCCATGGGCACCGTTGTCACTGGTGGCAAGAAAGGGCAGGGGCATTGATAAAGGCGTTGAAGTTACATTCAAAATAAAGATTTTTGGAATTCCCATGAAATGGCAGGCCCGGCATATCGGTTACAAAAAAAACGCAATGTTTCGGGACTGTCAAATTAAAGGCCCTTTTGCCCATTGGGAGCACTCTCATCTGTTTCATGAGCGTTCACCGGATATAACCGTTATGGAAGATCAGGTCAAGTTTAGTCTCCCCTTCGGCATTTTCAGCCTCCCTTTTTACGGATACGCCAAAAGAGAACTATCGCGCATGTTTTTCTATCGGCATCAGGTGCTCAAATATGATATGGAGAACCGGGTGGGTAAAATACAAAAACAGCGGATTTTGATCTCAGGCGGGTCCGGCGCCATTGGAAAAACTCTGGTCTCTTTTTTAAAGACCTGTGGTCATGAAGTAATCTGTCTGGTGCGTGATTCTTCGGTTTGTGATTTAAATAAACAATCACAAAATGTGCACTTCTGGGATCCTTACAGCAATGTTTTAGATATGGATGCTATTGGGCCTGTTGATGCGGTGATTAATTTGAACGGAGTGGATATTTCCAAAGGGAAATGGACTTTTAGTCAGCGTGCCAAAATTCTCAATTCACGGGTTATTTCTACACGGGTGCTTGTGGAAAAGATGAAACAAATGCCCCATCCACCGTCCACCTTTGTTTCTGCCTCTGCCATTGGGGTTTATGGTGATGGTGGACAAAGCAGGCTAACAGAGGAAAGTGAAGGGAGCGATTGCTTTATCTCCCGGGTTTGTCGTCAGTGGGAAGCGGCTTCTTTGGGTGCCATGGATGCCGGTATCCGTACAGTACAACTGCGAATCGGTGTGGTGCTGACCCCGGCCGGCGGGGCGTTGGAACGTATGTTGCAGCCTTTTTTAATGGGGCTTGGCACCCGGCTGGCCGATGGTAAACAGTACATGAGCTGGATCGGCATGGAAGATGTGTTGGGCGGTATTCTTCATATCCTTGGAAACAAAGAGATCCGTGGTCCGGTAAATCTTACGGCACCGGAACCTGTGACTAATAGAGAATTTACGCATACCCTGGCCGGGATACTGGGGCGCCGTGCACCCTTTGTTCTGCCAAAAGCAGTTGTGTTGGCGCTTTGGGGGGAGATGGGAAAGGAAACCTTGCTGGCTTCAGCCAGGGTCA
- a CDS encoding substrate-binding domain-containing protein has product MTKLIVIMIIPASLLFVGMGQAFGGAARDYITIVGSSTVYPFATVVAENFGKKTRFKTPKVESTGSGGGHKLFGAGIGIDHPDITNSSSRITKSQLKKDFSNGVKEVVEVKIGYDGIVVANSRQSPVFRLTRKDLFLGLAKQVPVTGDTGALQPNPYETWNQINPSLPDSKIEVLGPPPTSGTRDAFMELAMEAGANTFTWIANLKTIDNKRYKIICDTIREDGAYIEAGENDNLIVEKLVKAPDALGVLGFSFLDQNTDKIQGTFIDGVQPTFEAIADGFYPLSRPLYFYIKKAHVDNIPGMRSYLAEFTSENTWGDDGYLTAKGLIPMPMAERRHYRKVAEQLIPLTLDDLN; this is encoded by the coding sequence ATGACAAAACTGATTGTTATTATGATTATCCCGGCTTCTTTATTATTTGTTGGGATGGGCCAGGCTTTTGGCGGTGCAGCAAGGGATTATATCACCATTGTCGGATCCTCAACAGTTTATCCATTTGCCACTGTAGTGGCTGAAAATTTTGGAAAAAAAACGCGCTTTAAAACCCCGAAAGTTGAATCCACCGGATCCGGCGGCGGCCATAAGCTTTTTGGCGCAGGTATTGGTATAGACCACCCGGATATTACCAACAGTTCATCCCGGATTACAAAAAGTCAGCTGAAAAAAGACTTCAGCAACGGTGTAAAAGAGGTCGTTGAGGTAAAAATTGGCTATGACGGCATTGTTGTTGCAAATTCAAGACAGAGTCCGGTATTTAGGCTGACCAGAAAAGACCTGTTTCTTGGTCTGGCAAAACAGGTGCCTGTGACCGGCGATACGGGCGCTTTGCAACCAAACCCATATGAAACCTGGAATCAGATAAATCCATCGCTTCCGGATAGTAAAATTGAGGTGCTTGGTCCGCCGCCTACATCGGGAACTCGTGATGCGTTTATGGAACTTGCCATGGAAGCCGGCGCAAATACATTTACATGGATAGCAAATTTGAAAACAATCGATAACAAAAGATACAAAATAATCTGCGATACCATTCGAGAAGACGGTGCTTATATCGAGGCCGGTGAAAATGATAACCTAATTGTGGAAAAATTGGTCAAGGCCCCTGATGCCTTAGGCGTTTTGGGCTTTTCTTTTCTGGACCAGAACACGGATAAAATCCAGGGAACCTTTATTGACGGTGTGCAGCCGACATTTGAGGCCATTGCCGACGGATTTTATCCCTTGTCTCGGCCCCTGTATTTTTATATTAAAAAAGCACATGTCGATAATATCCCCGGCATGAGGTCATATTTGGCTGAATTTACAAGTGAAAATACCTGGGGTGATGATGGGTATCTGACAGCTAAGGGGTTGATCCCCATGCCTATGGCGGAACGGCGGCATTATAGAAAAGTTGCTGAACAACTTATTCCTTTGACTTTGGATGATCTTAATTAA
- a CDS encoding ferritin family protein — protein MNFKSVDEILEFAIDREKEAVKFYASFAEEAPSAALKQTFIDFSKEEEKHVALLSDISGNKAMIDSYELKKIPDLKISNYMVDTEYEKGMPMPEVLKLAMKREEKSVKLYQVLSEKTDNTDAKKLFQILVQEESKHKLGLESMYDDYLADNEG, from the coding sequence ATGAACTTTAAATCCGTGGATGAAATATTGGAATTTGCAATTGACAGAGAAAAAGAAGCTGTAAAATTTTATGCATCTTTTGCCGAGGAAGCCCCTTCCGCAGCACTGAAACAGACTTTCATTGATTTCTCAAAAGAGGAAGAAAAACATGTGGCGCTGCTTTCCGATATTTCCGGAAACAAGGCGATGATTGACAGCTATGAGCTCAAAAAGATTCCTGATCTTAAAATAAGCAATTACATGGTGGATACCGAATATGAAAAGGGCATGCCTATGCCTGAAGTTTTGAAGCTTGCCATGAAAAGAGAGGAAAAATCAGTCAAACTGTATCAGGTTCTATCAGAGAAGACTGATAACACCGACGCAAAAAAGTTGTTTCAGATCCTTGTCCAGGAAGAGTCCAAGCATAAACTTGGCCTGGAATCCATGTATGATGATTATCTGGCAGACAATGAAGGATAA
- a CDS encoding desulfoferrodoxin, translating into MAEKMGIYKCQKCGNIVQVLHGEQPPATCCGKPMDRLVANTVDAAKEKHVPVLEKIEGGYKVSVGSVAHPMTKEHYIEWIELVSCNGAYVQRMMLEPDAAPEAVFKCDEDKVEAMAYCNLHGLWKA; encoded by the coding sequence ATGGCTGAAAAAATGGGAATTTATAAATGTCAAAAATGCGGCAACATTGTTCAGGTTCTCCATGGTGAACAACCGCCGGCAACCTGCTGCGGAAAACCCATGGATCGCCTGGTGGCCAATACGGTTGATGCCGCTAAAGAAAAACATGTTCCCGTACTTGAAAAAATTGAAGGTGGTTACAAAGTGTCTGTGGGCAGCGTTGCTCATCCCATGACAAAAGAACACTATATCGAATGGATTGAACTTGTATCCTGTAACGGTGCATATGTTCAGCGTATGATGCTTGAACCGGATGCGGCGCCTGAAGCGGTTTTTAAATGTGACGAAGACAAAGTTGAAGCCATGGCGTATTGCAATCTTCACGGGCTGTGGAAAGCTTAA
- a CDS encoding glutaredoxin family protein, with protein MDNCIPKLYGLSTCSHCRATRKLFDEHNIEYEYVQVDDFKGDERKELLKEIKALNPRCSFPTIEIDKETVIVGNKQNDIKKALGIKE; from the coding sequence ATGGATAATTGTATCCCCAAACTATACGGATTAAGTACATGCAGTCACTGCAGAGCCACCAGAAAGCTGTTTGATGAACACAATATTGAATATGAATATGTACAGGTTGACGACTTCAAGGGGGATGAGCGTAAGGAACTTCTCAAGGAAATCAAAGCATTGAACCCAAGATGCTCTTTTCCCACCATTGAAATCGATAAAGAGACTGTAATTGTCGGAAATAAGCAAAACGATATTAAAAAAGCATTGGGAATAAAAGAATGA
- a CDS encoding exodeoxyribonuclease III, which produces MVKKTQLKLVSWNVNGLRAVLKKNFFDSVADMDPDILMLQETKLQEDQRSDQMIQFGDYESFWNYSTVKKGYSGVASYTKITPNAVTTQFGMPEYDGEGRIIRMDFKQFVVFNIYFPNGQMNDERLAYKLAFYDWFIDYAQELRDEGKSIIVTGDFNTAHNEIDLKNPGPNAKRSGFLRIERDVLDKMLDKGYVDTFRHFYPETVKYSWWSYRFNARKNNAGWRIDYFFVTRDLIENGVVKDAFIDNDILGSDHCPVGLVVEV; this is translated from the coding sequence ATGGTTAAAAAAACACAATTAAAGCTGGTTTCATGGAATGTAAACGGGCTTCGTGCGGTTTTGAAAAAAAATTTTTTTGATTCCGTAGCCGACATGGACCCGGACATTCTGATGCTCCAGGAGACAAAGCTTCAGGAGGATCAACGAAGTGACCAGATGATTCAATTTGGTGACTACGAAAGCTTTTGGAATTATTCAACCGTTAAAAAGGGTTACTCCGGTGTGGCCTCATACACAAAAATTACGCCGAATGCTGTGACGACCCAGTTTGGTATGCCCGAATATGATGGTGAAGGCCGGATAATAAGAATGGACTTTAAGCAATTTGTTGTGTTTAACATCTATTTTCCCAACGGCCAGATGAACGATGAAAGGCTTGCCTATAAATTGGCGTTTTATGATTGGTTTATTGATTATGCCCAAGAATTAAGAGATGAGGGGAAATCAATTATCGTCACCGGTGATTTTAACACAGCCCATAATGAAATCGATTTGAAAAATCCGGGGCCTAACGCCAAGCGATCCGGCTTCTTGCGGATCGAGCGGGATGTGCTGGATAAAATGTTGGATAAGGGGTATGTGGACACCTTTCGCCATTTTTATCCTGAAACGGTGAAATATTCGTGGTGGTCCTACCGTTTTAATGCAAGAAAAAATAATGCAGGATGGCGTATTGACTACTTTTTTGTCACCCGTGATCTCATTGAAAACGGGGTTGTAAAAGACGCATTCATTGATAATGACATTTTGGGTTCTGATCACTGCCCGGTGGGATTGGTGGTTGAAGTGTAG